The DNA window AAATAGCCGCGGAAACCAGCAACTTTTGCACCCCGCTCGAAATCGGCAAGATCGAGGCTGCGCATGAGGTCAAGGTGACTCTTTGGGGCAAATGGGAACTCCGGCGGTTCACCCGAACGCCGCAGCTCTTGATTCTCCGCATCGCTCTCTCCTTCCGGTACCGATATGTCGGGAATGTTCGGTACCGCGAGCATCAAGCGTTGCCACTCGCGCATGGCGTCCTTCAGTCGCGTCTCATCGCGCTCACCCTCTTCTTTGAGCGCCCGCACGCGAACGATGATATCCTCCCGAGCCCCTGGCGCAAACCGCTCCCGCGTCGCAATCATTTCCGTGATCGTATTCTGCTCGGCGCGATTTTTCTCGACGCGCGCAATCAGCACGCGCCGCTCGTCGTCGGCCTTAATCAGCGCCTCAACGTCGAAAACGATGCGCTTTTTCTTCGCCGCAGCGGCGATGAGATCTTTATTCTCACGGATGAATTTGATGTCGAGCATAAACAAATTTCCAATTTCCAAAAAACCCGTCTCCAAACAAATCTCAAATTCCAAAATCCAAAATCCAAATCTCAAACGTGCGTGTTTGGAAATTGAAATTTGAATCATTGGAATTTGTTTGGAGCTTGTGGGTTGGAGCTTGGAATTTTACTGTGTTGCTTTACGCTTTTCGCTATAATAAATATGTTACCATATCATCGTGCTACACGAAATGTACACGATCACTGGCGAGAGAATCCCGCCGCTCCTCGCGGAACTTCCCGACGCGCCCAAGCGACTTTTCGTGCGCGGAGAATTACCGCAGGATGAGAAACTGCGATATCTCACCGTCGTCGGCGCGCGGCGGCACAGCGCCTACGGAAGAGAGGTGTGTGAGACGCTTATTGCGGGGCTCGCGGGCTACCCAGTCGTCATTGTTTCGGGCCTTGCGCTCGGCATTGACGGCATTGCGCACCGCGCGGCACTCGCGAGCGGACTCACCACGATCGCGTTTCCGGGCTCGGGCCTCTCGGAGCAGGTGCTCTATCCGAGCACGCATCGTGCTCTGGCGCGGGAGATCCTCTCCCAAGGCGGCGCGCTCATGAGCGAATTTGATCCTGACTTTAGGCCAACGGCCTGGAGCTTCCATCAGCGCAACCGCATCATGGCGGGCATATCGCACGCGACGCTTGCGATCGAGGCCGAGGAGCGCTCCGGCACGCTCATCACCGCAAAACTCGCGCTCGAGTACAACCGCGACGTCTTTGCCGTCCCGGGCCCGATATTCTCGCCCACTGCCGGAGGCCCGAATCTTCTGCTTCGCCTCGGCGCGACGCCGATCCGACATAGCAGAGACATCCTCGAGGCACTCGGGCTCTCCGCCGCGCCCGGTGCGGCGGAAAAATATACCGACACGTCAAACTGTAGTGCGCATGAGCTCCGCATCCTCGAGATCCTCAAAACACCAATCGAGCGCGATGAACTTATCCGCGCGCTCGGCACGAGTGTGAGCGAGACGAACACGCTCATTGCAGCCCTCGAGTTAAAGGGGCTCGTCGTCGAAAAGCTTGGAGCACTGTACCGAGTCAAATAAATTTTTTGGCATATCCGCATAACGCCCCCTTAAGGTATTATCGTCGCTTTGTGCAACGAGCCATCAAAAACCACGTTCCATCCTTGTTTGCCTAATGATTTTCGCGCCCGTATAATTAAGAAAGAATGTTCCCCATACATAGGAGGCGAGAGCATGTGCGGAATTGTTGGTGCTTTCAACGCTCCCAAGGCGGCCGAACAAGTAGCGGCTGCGCTGCACCATATTCAGGGTCGGGCCCGTGACTATGCAGGGATCGTCACAACCGACGGAGCGAACATGTATCGCGAAACAGGGCCAGGCGCAGTGCGAGATGTGTTCACAAAAGAGCGCCTTGATCGCCTACACGGACGACACGCAGTCGGCCATATTCGTTACCCGACGGTGAGCGATGACCCGGAAAGGGATAACATCCAACCAATCCGAATAGATGGCGTCGCGCTTGCCCACAATGGGAATCTCACGAACGCCGAGGCGCTGCGGCGTGAGCTTTCGGCCCAATCACCCCTCGCCACCTCGATGGATTCGGAGTGTATTCTCCGTTTGTTCCACGCGGCAGAGGGCTCAATGGTAGACCGGCTCAGTGCGGCGCTTGCCAAAGTGCGCGGGAGTTACTCATTGCTCCTTCTCTTCCCTAACCAATTGGTCGCCGCGCGTGACCCGAGCGGCAATAGGCCGCTCGTCATTGGCCGGAAAGCAGAGAGCTTTTTTGTTGCTTCCGAAACGGTGGCCCTCGATGGCGTGGGGGCGGAGTTCGTACGCGACGTCGAACCCGGTGAGATCGTGGTGATAAGTCAGAACGGCCTAGAG is part of the bacterium genome and encodes:
- the dprA gene encoding DNA-processing protein DprA, which codes for MYTITGERIPPLLAELPDAPKRLFVRGELPQDEKLRYLTVVGARRHSAYGREVCETLIAGLAGYPVVIVSGLALGIDGIAHRAALASGLTTIAFPGSGLSEQVLYPSTHRALAREILSQGGALMSEFDPDFRPTAWSFHQRNRIMAGISHATLAIEAEERSGTLITAKLALEYNRDVFAVPGPIFSPTAGGPNLLLRLGATPIRHSRDILEALGLSAAPGAAEKYTDTSNCSAHELRILEILKTPIERDELIRALGTSVSETNTLIAALELKGLVVEKLGALYRVK